atatGATGTCGTCCGAGTAGTGTTCCAAATCTTCCGGGACTGCCTCCCCCCCTCCGGGGCCTCCCCATGGTTCGGCCACACTGAAGTTCCCGATAGGACGGATGTgctctctatctttctcttctaataaataaataataataaaattgtaacaaTCCTAATTATTAAATAGCAACTTCCTGTGGTTCATGCCCTAATCCCAACCTCCTCCCCCTTTTCCCCCACCGCACAGGGCCTAATGTTCTTTTAACTTTGGCTGCCCATACAAAATTGGTGACAAAATTTTGTGACTGtttctgtattattttatattataaatacatttagacTGCACCATTAAAACTTTAAGTATAAAAGCCCCATTTTTTtgcttatttgtttttttaaataccctTTGGCATAATCTCAAAATTGGCCTTGTaattttctgtcccggagcagaCCCCTGACTATCCAGAACTCGGCCCCGGGATAGACATGATTGAAGCCTTAGAGGCATATAAGCAAGTTAAACattatcaatcaatcaatcaaaaccAAATCTTCCTGGGCCCgttccaaaaaaacaaacatcttagcgctaagatcatacGGTAGTTAGTCGTGGacgtaaggtgatcttagcgctaaggtcgTAAGGTAGTTAGTCATGGacttttagcgctaagatcgtaaGGTAGTTAGTCATGGAGTTATGGTGATTTTGGCGCTGAGATCGTAAGGTAGTTAGTCATGGACTTGAGGTGagcttagcgctaagatcgtaaGGTAGTTTTCCAtggacttaaggtgatcttagcgctgagATAGTAAAGTAGTTAGCCAtggacttaaggtgatcttagcgctaagatcataaGGTAGTTAGTCATGGActtgaggtgatcttagcgctaagatcgtaaGGTAGTTTGCCATGGACTTAAAGTAATCCTAGCGCTAATATCATACGGTAGTTAGTCATGGActtgaggtgatcttagcgctaagatcgtaaGGTAGTTTGCCATGGACTTAAGGTAATCCTAGCGCTGAGATAGTAAAATAGTTAGCCATGgacttaaggtgatcgtagcgctaagatcataaGATAGTTAGTCATagacttaaggtaatcttagcgctaaaatcataAGATAGTTAGTCATGGACTCATGGTGATCTTACGGCTAAGACTGTTTCGTGGAAGGGGGCCCCGAACAGTATAAAGCCGATAGTCTAAGTCAGTTTCACTGGCGTAGACTGATGACACAATGGTGGTCATTGCCCCCCAATTAGACATAATGTGCCAGGCAAATACATAATTCATGTACAAGACATCCTAGCCAATAATGGTGCCCctccccacctccaccccccacccctaaatATAAACTCCTGGTTGAGCCAATGGTCcttaatttgttattatttttttcctgTGACTCCAAATTTATTCCCAACATATGTTCAAGTTAATTCTGTCccgggtttctgccagagggtaaaacggctATGCTGCCATACCAACattttttttgcagattttgtttttaaagttaacctttccacaaaattaattactctcatcattactacatatgattttcttaaccctaaccctaaacttaacccattttcttccTGTAAGGGAGGCCCCCAGTACcacctgttgactgtggttgcattcaattccatagcgccatacccaaaagttTCATTCTGGCAAAAAACACTgttggctatccagagaccggacacgtgatggacatgcctgaaacactagcagtgttcgagattaacggtatcccgatatcccggggataccagaatttaactttggataccagacttcaataacccagtattcCACCGGGATAccctataattttttttttttttttttaatcctgcgtttttatttttcgctgaaacaatgaaagtagtaatttactggtgaagttaagtaacagtgtcgtccaaggttgttacgatgttatttatgaatttcatttaagtcgGATACTAAATTCGCAGGTGGGATACCagtttttgaaatgttagtatccaactgggatactgcccaaaatttataatctcgaacactgactaGTGGTATAAGGGCATGTTAAAACAGTTCACGTTCACGTTAGACAAGCTTATGTTTTTCACAGTATGACATACAAAAAAGATGTATGACTTCATTCttgtattatgtaatatatatttatcacgTAACCGACGTACAGAATATATTATGCATCTGAAAATAAGAGACGGAACCGTTCTCTAGtgtggtttatgcgcttcacgtttcAACCAAATGACCACATCCTGGGACCAGTCAAATAGCGGTTAGCAAAGAAAGCTTATTTTATGCATGACaatgatgatgtcataaatttTTTATAGATGaaacaatttgtaaaaaatatagtCATATCGAAAGTATAACAATGAATGACGTCATATCAGAACAGCCATGGATATTTTCTGTAACATGATGGTATCGAATGACAAATGTTGTATTTGTATAACGATCAAGTACCCATGATACCATGGTTACGAAAGTTTATTATGCATAAACAAGAATAAGATGAGCATAAAATCAGGTTACAGCTATAACAAAGATCATCatcataaaaatgaaaaaaactaaataaaaaacatccccaatcccctaaaaaaaaaacccaaccaacaaaaaaacacaaaaaaccccacccacacaataaaaaacaaacatatatcgcaacaataaacaacaataaatgaacAAAGAAAATGGCGTCGTATAGTATATCACAGAGTAATATATTTCCAACCCTGTTTTTGTAAAGTGCACTTGAATCATTTCGCTTTGGTGTACATTTTGCTTCACATAGAGATTTCACTGTAACCTACTAAAACCACAGTATGTTTGACACCCTCTAACCAATAACATCGTATATGATTACTGGCCCTTAACGATGATATGTGAAGTATGTGGAGAACGCAATAGTTGAGGAGGGGATGGTGTATAGTAGAACACAAAACGAAAATGCTTTGGGGCTCAAGTATTGAAGGGGCGGGAGACAGTCCCCCATTTGCCAATCTCCAGTCTCCAAGGGCCTGTACTAAACGCAATCACAGCCACAGTTGTGACGAACTCATCTGTTATATATCGCTATCAACAGATGTTGTCAGCTGCCTTCATATCCATTTTTAATATTCACAATCGCCAAacagctaaaaaaaaccccggccAACTTATTGAATGTTGATTTTTTGCGAATACTGCTTTTTAACCCCTGCTACCTTTAGGGACTCCCGTCAACGGAAACTGATGAATGTCGTCAGCTGCCTCCATATCCTTTTCTAAAATTCACAATCGCCAAACCACTAAAAAGCGGCCAACTTACTGAATGTTGATTTTTGCGAATACtactccccccccacccccctctgcTACCTTATAGAGACTCCCGCCAACAGAAACTGAAGAATGTCGTCATCTGCTTCCATatccatttttaaaattcacaatcgACAAGCCGCTAAAAAGCGGCCAACATCCtgaatgttaatttttgttttgttgcgaATACTGCTTTTCCCCTCATCACCTATAGAGACTCCAGTTAACGAAAACTGAAGAATGGCAAAAATACCCGAGAATGCAACTTTAATTTGTATCAGTAATGGTTATGAAACACGAATCAGACGCCATTATGGCAGTGATAGTGAAGATGGTGAAGTTTGAATGACTGCATGTTCACAGATCCAGCGGTGTGCACTGCCGTGTATTCCGAATTCTTGGACATACCGTTAACCCTTTTGGCCTTGGTCGTCTTACACACCACGTGACAGAACACTCTCCTGAATTTCGTGCTGATGAGCGAGTACAGAATGAAGTTAATAGACGCGTTAATCTGCACGAGCAAGTTCGTGCAGTTTCCCGCGATTTTCAGATCGTTTTTGATCTTAACGGGCAACTTGACGGCCGCTAGATCCACGTAGCTCCAGTAGAGTAACAAAACCGCTCCTGGAATCTGGCAGAGAAGAAACACGAGCACAACGGTTATCAACATTTTCGTGATTTTCTGCTGTTCTCCGGCGTAGCGGGGGCTACGATGAGCGTTGTTGGATGGcgaggtcaaggtcatctgacGTCGTATCTTCACCGCATTGAAGACGGACTGAATGAGGATGCCGTTGAAAACACAGAGAAGAATGAGCGGGATGAAGGTAAAAACCGTGACAAAGAACCAGTAGTATCCCATCTTGTATCCGTACGATAAAGAAAATTCCGTGTAGTCCGCAACTGGGAACGAAACGTTGTCCACCGTTTTCTCGACCACAGTCATTTCGAACAGCTCCGGCACAGTGCACATTATAGCCGCGGCCACGACGACGGCTATGATTACCTTCGCTCTCTGAACCGTGCAGAGTATCCTCCCCTTCATCGGCAGGCAGACGCCGATGTAGCGTTCGACGGTGAAGGTGACGGTCAAAAGGACGGACACGTTCGCAGACATGTCGGTGAAGACCCGGCCGTACGGGTACCAGTACACGTAAGACGGGATGCGGCTAAACGTCGAGTAGTGTTTGAAGCTGAGCGTCAGGCTGAAGACGAGGTACAGCGTGTCGAACGCTGCCAACGCCGTCAGGTAGCAGTTGGTCGACGACTTCATACTGCGGCGGGTCAGTATGACCATGTTGAGGACGTTACCAAGGACGCCCAGACACACGACGACCGGAACCAAGACCTTCTGGACGATGAATCGCGTTAGCGCCAGACTCTCGGTGTTGCTAGGCAACCCATCGCCGGTGTCGTTGATGGCGGTGTCGTTGTCGACCAGAGCGAAGGATTCGATGATCGACAGAGCGGTGGATGCAACGTCCCTTCTGATTGATTGAGTTGCCTCACCCATGTCGAAGAATCAGCATCCCCTCCTTAAGCCAGTATTAGTAGGCTCGCCTCCCtgaaacatacaaaaaatagaacatgaatgaatgaatgaatgactgactgactgactgactgactgactgactgaatggatgaatggatgaatgaatgaatgaatgactaacaacactccagcataaaaatatatcggctattgggtgtcaaactatggtaaatatatcaatgataaaaatgaaagaagaagaaaaagaaaaagaaaaagaaaataaagaaaaaaaaaatgaaaaaaaaaaatagaaagaaagaaaaacagaaaatgtCGTTAAAATTAATACCAAAAGTGACTACCTAACACTCTTCGAGGTGGACAGACTAAGCCCTcagctaaagctgatgggacatatagtcacaagagacaagcacctgtcacggTTGGAGGGACAAGGATTGGGGTGTGAGGTTGAACAGCGAGAGAAGTATGTTAGGAGGAGCTGAAGAATCGGGAACAAATGAAAATGGAGGGGGCAGTGAgatgaaaaacaaagaagaaagaagaagaagaagaagatgtaATTAAAATCTCTCTTTACCTGTTCCGATTAACGGAGAAAGATATGCAAAAAGGGCAAAAATACCATTCtacacaatttttatttaagttGCGAAACGTAAATCAATTTATGTATATTAGGTCCGGTTCCCCACGTGCAGCTTCCGACGCCGTGCGGGAGCGGAACGTTAAATTAAAAGCTAAAAgtctgctttgtttaacgacaccactagagcacattggtttagtaatcgtcgactattggatgtcaaagatttggtaactttgacttTTGCCTTCAAGGAAAACCCGCTACGTGTTTTGgatacgcactttcccacagacaggacagtatataccacggctggtttttgttttaaactatcAGAAAATTGGCTCaccgaggggattcgatccaTCGACCaaaacacctcaggcgaacgctttaccgaCTGGACTAGACTGGTATCCCACCCACTGCCCCCGATCTATTTGTACTCTACATTATGCATgctgagagaaaaaaatgctTCCACCAAAGTCTCCAGGAAAATAAACTGCAGACTAGATACAGCGAAAACGTAATTACGTTATTATTAGGCATCCCAATTTGATGCTTCTTTAGTAGCCTAGTCTGGCGTGGAGTTAATATTACTTGTAATTTTCTTACTTATTTTCAACCAATCAGGTAAGAAGATTTTCTTAATGCGCTCTTGAAAACACTCTCGTCTGCTACAGCAGTGTCACCAGGTAAGTTCTATTCATTAAAACCCGCCTTCTGAAGTAagcatttctaaaaaaaattcccgTTTTTGAAAATGTCGAATAAAATAACTCCTCTGCTGATCTGCGATAGGATTTCGTAACTATTTTGACGACAACGAAAATTGGCGTCTGGTTTAGTTTGCAAAATACACTAATATTGTTTAGAAAAGTCTGTGAATCGGTGTATTTTTCTGCGGAATTACAATAAGACGACCTATTTTCTATCTACATGGCGCCCctttaatgtaattatttcaAGGCCAGGCAGTCCCTATAAACTCTTTCTCAACCTTAGCAGACACAAATgctggggggatggggggggggggggggggggggggggcgtagcccagtggtaaaccgctcgcctgatgcgctatcggtttaggatcgacccctgtcggtgggacagttgggctatttgtcgttccagtcagtgcatcaccacggctggtatatcaacagccgtggtatgtgctatcctatctatgggttaatgcatataaaacatcccttgctaataatagaaaaatgtagcggtttcccTCTCTAAGATTTTTGCAttgaccatagtttgacacccaatagccgatgtatttttcgtgctggggtgtcgttaaatatctcTTCTATTCTATTCCTCTCTAagagcccctgcgcgtgctgtaacctcaccgtggtgcaggggtgtaacattctctttgagaatggccagtaCAGCATTAATCCCCTTGTGttcttcgggatacaattaaagttttgagtacaagtcagtatctatctgtgatatttgtatttttacacagttctttacactgtttttatttaaatcttgaatttttatattgatgttgatcatcactttatttgtttgcattaccgtggtttgacacccaatagccgatgtatttttcgtgctggggtgtcgttaaacattcattcattcattcctctctaagactatacgtcaaaattaccaaatgtttgacatccatggttaataaatcgatgtgctttggatttgcctcatgtcTGGTGTGGTGTGCCGTATactaattttaaacataatattaaccaatttatcttttcgacttggcaagatgattggtacggtgcggttgcgaacaagctttcATTCTGTCAAGCGTCTTGGGAGAgtagcagtcctcctatagacagtgcaggaaggatgaagtagtcttgtcgtgctcgcatcggtcatacatacttaacccattcatttattctgaagaaggatcctccacctcagtgtgagcactatcagtgtactctgacgatACGGCAAATTTTAGTGGAGTGTATTCATCTCGgagaaactagaaaatatatcttTGGACGAAAAAATTActatgtgatggaatcatttcgattccatcctgaaTTTTGTTGCCATTTCTTCGtgatacaaaattttattttaaattttcatttgacctatctgcaatatatatatatatatttttttggcacagttctttgcaCAGTGTTTTAACTGACATCtagcatttttatattgatgttggtcaTCACTTCCTGTTtggatttaccatagttttgcacccaatagcccatgtatttgttgtgctggggtgttgctAAACATTCAATCATTGGATAGGAAACAAAGGCGAGTAAAGCATTGTTTGTGTAACAACGCcacagaacattgatttattcatcatcggctattgaatataaaataaattggtaattttgacatgtagtcttagagaggaaacccgccacagttttccattggtagcaagggatcttttatatgcaccacaccacagtcaggaaagcacatacaacggcctttgtccagttgtggtgcactggttgaaacgagagaaaaaataccaatcagctgaatggatccaccgaggtggttcgatcccgcgacgcaagcacctcaggcgagtgctcaaccgactgagctaaataccgcTACCCAAATAGAGTATAGGACactcaaatgttttacatgtttCATAATGCTGATAAtctaataaatgtaaaaacatcATCAACTAAGCAACAACTTATggttaaaggcgcagatcctagtttcaacccgtacaAAAtgaacaccaagtttagttaatctacaaacctgtaactcatttggaagagtctgtgacgttaaaacgggaaatatccttaaacatagactaaaactcgaatcaataaacctcTACTtttcagatgcacgtgcgtttttaaaaaatatgaaaaatgcattttgtggtattagaaacaccaggatggccagaaccacttcggttgtacggaaatggataatctaaacaataaaatataagtaatgtttgatttcattgatcataaacggctttaatagtgaaacatgtttaaaaactagggtttgtctcTTTAAAACCATTTactattagaaaacaaaaatgaaaatctTTAGCGGACAACTGACAGAATTATGCATGTCCAGTTATCCTAGGCAGATGTTGTTGATAAATTTACCATCTAAGTAAAGCCCCTGTCACACTGTCGTGGATCAAGACGCCGGATTAGCTacggatacgatccggcatcattcgtgacaatccgttgtggtccgtactaAACTGTACCGATCCGTAGCGATCCGTAGCGCTCCCCGTTGTCAACTAACCCCTATCCTTAATAATACTTGGTTTATCTGTCGAAAACCGTAGTTAAACCGTGATGCATCCGTAGGGGACCGCGGATAGACCACTATCCGGGGTCATCCGTGAGGTTTTCATCCGTCCTGGATCCGGCCAGACGacccttgacagtgtgaccggggcttaaAATCATCACCATGATCATCACCATAATAATcatcaacaacaaagaaaaaaacaaaacaaaaagaaaaccctAAAGAAAGGTAAACAACTAAAATCCGCAcatttaattctaaaattacttTTGGGGTGGACCGTCGCCCAGTGGTTAACAActgcagtggtatgtactatcgtgtctgtttgatgatgcatataaaaatatccttcctgctaatcaaaaatagtagcccatatTGTGGCggcagcggttttcctctctcataaTATTGTGCGATCCTTAATAATGTGTCCcacaccaaataaccgtaaataaaaatgtctttgGATGCGTCATTTAAagacgcagaccctagtttcagctcgtaaaaatggacactaagtttagttaatctacaaacctgtaattcatttggataaagttacaatagagtgaaagaagagtctgtgacgttaaaactggtaaatatccttaaaactcgaatcaataaccgctacttctcagacgcacatgcgttttttaaacatagggacaaatcaaattatatttgttcaggtaatactttgttagactattaaacaggtcagtggtctgtgacaatatgcctttaaataggtctgtggtctgtgacaatatgcctttaaataggtcagtggtctgtgacaatatgcctttaaataggtcagtggtctgtgacaatatgcctttaaaaactagggtatgtccctttaaataagattttctttttcttttactttcttTCTAAAATTCAGTTTGTCTAAAACGTTGTTCTTCGGGATCGAACAGATAAATCACCCCTGTAATTAAATCGTTCTTAAGTAAAGCCACAGACTGCTAGCGTAACACAAAATTGTtcaaagagaaaataaaataatcaccCGATAACCACTGTTCCACACTGACGGTTCCCAAATCAATTGAAAAGCCAATACGTTAACATTGTCTGGAAAAAAACCCGGACACAAGGGGCGTACGTGTAAGATCCCATTCAAGTAGCAGACGtcataaataaagtttaaagggacattcctgagttttctgcattgtaagatgtttccgactaatacaatatttctacgattaaacttacatattaaatatattttcttgtttagaatatcagtgactgtatattcaatgtgtttctggtcgacttaatattttgtaagaagcccaaactggattttatcttctaataatttcgtaagaacgaaacatttttaattttttttttaggaaataaaatgaaatttaacctagtgcaagtattagaacgaccagaaacacgtttaatatacagccactaatattttatgcagaaaaatatatttgatatgtaattacaatcgttaaaatgtctctgttagtcgataacatcttaaaaattgtaacaAACTCAGGAGTGTTCTTTTAACTCTAGATCCATTTGATCCGCTTCCAAgaaaatagtgtgtgtgtgtgtgtgtgtgtgtgtgtgtgtgtgtgttagattTAAGGCCCATATAGAGTGGATGAggtgcgtgcgtgcggttcGACCGCTGCGTTAGCTCAAGtgacctctagccctccccttattggtATGTTGTAGGGGAAGGCTGGTCAGGTCatacgttcagagcaagctgttgtagcgcactcCTGTCCTtggcacaagagccggctcctccgtccaggacaggaaaggtggaggtgggaaggaggagggaccgcctgcactggcaggtgcaagggagcaccaacagcccgaccgtggtcggtaacaggcgggggaGCTGAAGGCTAGGGaagactgtgtgtaatacttcggcaatcgtcGACGACTAAATGGAAGCCAGCTACTGTgtcaaaaaatacttttttcctcctaaatctgatgccacagagctttagtttgattattcccGAATCCAATCATGGCATTAAActtttatgcgcttcacggtaaaccaaatggccacacctggaaccaatcaaatagttcggtAATGTTACCGAAACGTTTGTTGGCTGAACCTGGGGCTGGGCCTAGTTCAACAAGACCGAGCAGAAacacgtccgctagactggtttatgcgtttAACGGTAAACCAAATTGTCGCggcgggaaccaatcaaatagttcgcgaacgttagcaaaGCGTTTGCTAGCTGAACTTGGGCCAATCGTCGACGACTAAATGGGagccagctactgtgtctaaaaatacttttttcctcctaaatctgatgccacagagctttagtttgattattcccGAATCCAATCATGGCATTAAActtttatgcgcttcacggtaaaccaaatggccacacctggaaccaatcaaatagttcggtAATGTTACCGAAACGTTTGTTGGCTGAACCTGGGGCTGGGCCGAGTTCAGcaagaccgagcagaaaaacgtccttaggctggtttgtgcgcttcacggtaaaccaaatggacacgccggaaaccaatcaaatagttcgctgGTTGAACTTGAGGCTGCTTTTTCTCCGTAAATAGTACTCGGAACACCTAAAAGTATGGAACGGAAATACCTAATCTGGTGCTAGTCAACCTAAACAATGCAAATTACTAAAGTGTAGAAATAACTTACGGCTACGTCTTCTGATAACTCGAGTGAGACGCAATCGATACGGGAACTATTCCGTGGCAAATCAGTGATCGTCGTAACGACTTCTCGGCATTACGGATAATTTGGATtagaaataaagaaacatttcTTACTTATGTATCTAAGATCTCtctattttttcttctcttaGTTTAtgcttattttgtttcacgGGTGAACTATGGGCATCCATTAATGGGGAAGTGGGCGGGCCAAAAACGCGGATCAAGTAAGAGGAGCAAGTAGGGCAATGACCATAACGTGGACAagttaacatttaaaacataaatcacaaagttaaagtttgttttgtttaacgacacctctagaacacattgatgtattaaccaccggctattgaatgtcaaacatttggtaatttgtgacgtatagtcttagagaggaaacccgctgcatgttttcttttcattagtagcaacggatattttaatatgcaccatcccaaagacaggatagcacataccacggcctttggtatattaGTCGCGGTGCACatgctgggacgagaaatagcccaaataggaccgacggcgcatcaagccatcgctttaccactgggttaatTCTCACCCCACCAGTGGAGTTAaccattaatttaatttaaaacatttttttctggaACTGAAATAAATTAACCACGTAAGATAGAAAATTTCATCAACTAACTACGtttcttacacactcgtttGTGAGAACACTATGCGTTATTGTTGATAACACATGGTCGTTTACACattacatgtacgtgtgttaaagccgcacaccctagttccatccagcgaaaataaattataatttggttaatctacaaacctgtaacacacttagatcacgtttttatcaaatggagtgaaaaaagcaggttttatatcgataaataccatgggaatgcccatgtcccaattgcttgaaataattttgaaagttagtattctgatgtgaccggtagatgtcgctcgaagcataacaatgcctacgtcacgacaaatttcacagacttggggtgcgtttctttcacctctcctggacattttccaactgttctgtcctggttgtatcccctctccagatatcgtaagacttagcaaaagtattggttttaagggtttgtaacgttttgtattgagacacttacttgactgaactttattgttactgaaaatgttcacgaactgtgaagaaaaatctcacaaatgaacaacaacaaatcggatgttgattgcgcgaaccgtgcacgagaaaacaaaccgaaccaaaatgataacggtcacgtgatataccaacgtctgtgacattgaaatggaaatatcccctctaaaaatagattagaccttgtctgctcaacggtgttttctcagacgtgcgtgcgatttatgaaatacgaaaaacgcattttgtggtattacaaaaaccaggattaccaaaaaacacttcaggtgaatggaaatgtatattctaaataataaacggtaagtaaagtgcaattttatttgtgaaaaatgggtttaatagcgaaaaacaacgccgtaatggttaacaactagtcgtaactagggtgtgtccctttaacaatttcaagacatacgactggctgctcctaggtgatgaccaggtcaccactgccatacatccaatgaaaaactacacgatggaaatcgattacattgtgacgtaaaaaaatttttttggaaataaactgaaatttaacctagaacaaatattagaacgaccagaaacacgtttaatatacagccactaatattttatgcagaaaaatttatttgatatgtaattacagtcgttaataagtctgttagtcgataacatcttaacaagtgcagcaaactcaggaatgtcccttta
Above is a genomic segment from Gigantopelta aegis isolate Gae_Host chromosome 7, Gae_host_genome, whole genome shotgun sequence containing:
- the LOC121376801 gene encoding FMRFamide receptor-like, which translates into the protein MGEATQSIRRDVASTALSIIESFALVDNDTAINDTGDGLPSNTESLALTRFIVQKVLVPVVVCLGVLGNVLNMVILTRRSMKSSTNCYLTALAAFDTLYLVFSLTLSFKHYSTFSRIPSYVYWYPYGRVFTDMSANVSVLLTVTFTVERYIGVCLPMKGRILCTVQRAKVIIAVVVAAAIMCTVPELFEMTVVEKTVDNVSFPVADYTEFSLSYGYKMGYYWFFVTVFTFIPLILLCVFNGILIQSVFNAVKIRRQMTLTSPSNNAHRSPRYAGEQQKITKMLITVVLVFLLCQIPGAVLLLYWSYVDLAAVKLPVKIKNDLKIAGNCTNLLVQINASINFILYSLISTKFRRVFCHVVCKTTKAKRVNGMSKNSEYTAVHTAGSVNMQSFKLHHLHYHCHNGV